One genomic window of Candidatus Nanohalobium constans includes the following:
- a CDS encoding OB-fold nucleic acid binding domain-containing protein: protein MSAEEVVEKIVDETEMDEDEVQEKLEDKMEEFSGLVSEEGASHLVAKEHGVQIAEEQNEDLKIDNIVPDMRKVHVKSKVLNISDVNTFERDDDEEDGRVQNMVLGDETGTIRVTLWDEQTEIAEKIDEGNGIEIAGAYTVEDNQGEAELRLGDDVQVKMLDDDEVPEVDDSSSMSTKEVSIKEVNQEGNSYRVRGMLMKVYTSNPFYRVHPETGDTVRENDDGDYVTDDGEEVEDPEGRLAVSGVIDDGTETIRTVFFGDQAREVLEVDEETEKEMDTDTVEEAAVEAQGKELVIEGRTRFNDYFDRLEILCNSLEEVETKEEIERMLEVMEA, encoded by the coding sequence ATGAGTGCAGAGGAAGTCGTAGAGAAAATTGTCGACGAAACAGAGATGGACGAAGACGAAGTACAGGAAAAACTGGAAGACAAGATGGAAGAATTCTCCGGACTAGTCAGCGAAGAAGGAGCATCACACCTAGTCGCAAAAGAACACGGCGTACAGATAGCAGAAGAGCAGAACGAAGACCTAAAAATAGATAATATAGTGCCGGACATGCGGAAAGTCCATGTCAAATCCAAAGTACTCAACATTTCCGATGTAAACACGTTTGAACGAGACGATGACGAGGAAGATGGAAGAGTTCAGAACATGGTGCTCGGTGATGAGACAGGTACGATCCGGGTAACACTCTGGGATGAACAGACCGAGATTGCGGAAAAAATCGATGAAGGAAACGGAATCGAAATCGCAGGAGCATACACGGTAGAGGACAACCAAGGAGAAGCCGAACTCCGGCTTGGCGATGATGTACAGGTCAAGATGCTGGACGATGATGAAGTACCAGAGGTAGATGATTCAAGCTCAATGTCCACAAAGGAAGTATCCATCAAAGAAGTCAACCAGGAAGGCAACTCGTACAGGGTTCGCGGCATGTTGATGAAGGTCTACACATCCAACCCGTTCTACAGAGTACACCCCGAAACAGGAGACACAGTCAGGGAGAATGATGACGGAGACTATGTCACCGATGACGGCGAGGAAGTCGAGGATCCGGAAGGAAGACTAGCGGTATCAGGAGTCATCGACGATGGAACAGAAACCATCCGAACAGTATTCTTCGGAGACCAAGCACGAGAAGTACTAGAAGTCGACGAAGAAACAGAAAAAGAAATGGACACAGACACAGTAGAAGAAGCAGCTGTAGAAGCACAGGGCAAAGAACTTGTAATCGAAGGAAGAACACGATTCAACGACTACTTTGACCGACTGGAAATTCTATGCAACAGCCTGGAAGAAGTTGAAACCAAGGAAGAGATCGAGCGTATGCTCGAAGTCATGGAAGCATAA
- the radA gene encoding DNA repair and recombination protein RadA, with translation MSQEQEVDLEDLKGVGGKTAERLRDEGLANLMELANMKAGELSGKVDGIGESAAESIVKSAKEHADVGGFETATDKREARKDMRKIGTNSEQFNELLDGGIETQCITELYGEFGAGKTQIAHHLAVNVQKPEEEGGMGKGAVYIDTEDTFIPERVEQMAEEAGMDVDEVLDNIHVARAFNSDHQMLLAEEAKQICQDNDIGLIIVDSLMAHFRSEYVGRGELAKRQQKLNKHMATLLRVANTHNTAVVVTNQVMDNPDQMFGDPTKAIGGNIVAHNCAVIIYLRKGKKDTRVARLEDSPYLPEGEAVYSIEDQGIIDG, from the coding sequence ATGAGCCAAGAACAAGAAGTTGACTTAGAAGACTTGAAAGGAGTAGGAGGAAAAACCGCAGAAAGACTGAGAGACGAAGGCCTAGCCAATTTGATGGAGCTAGCTAACATGAAAGCCGGTGAACTCTCAGGAAAAGTCGATGGAATAGGAGAATCCGCAGCAGAATCAATTGTAAAATCGGCGAAAGAACACGCAGATGTCGGAGGCTTCGAAACAGCAACAGACAAGCGAGAAGCCCGTAAAGACATGCGGAAAATAGGGACAAACAGCGAACAGTTCAACGAACTGCTTGATGGTGGAATCGAAACACAGTGCATCACAGAACTCTACGGGGAGTTCGGAGCAGGAAAGACACAGATCGCACACCACCTCGCAGTAAACGTCCAGAAACCTGAAGAAGAAGGTGGAATGGGCAAAGGAGCAGTATACATCGACACAGAAGACACTTTCATCCCGGAAAGAGTTGAACAGATGGCTGAAGAAGCAGGAATGGATGTAGACGAAGTACTTGACAACATCCACGTAGCAAGAGCATTCAACTCAGACCACCAGATGCTTCTAGCCGAAGAAGCCAAACAGATCTGCCAAGACAACGACATCGGACTAATCATAGTCGACTCACTAATGGCACACTTCCGATCAGAGTATGTAGGAAGAGGAGAACTAGCCAAGAGACAGCAAAAACTCAACAAACACATGGCAACACTCCTCAGAGTAGCCAACACCCACAACACAGCAGTAGTAGTAACCAACCAGGTCATGGACAACCCAGACCAGATGTTCGGCGACCCAACCAAAGCGATCGGAGGAAACATCGTAGCACACAACTGCGCAGTCATAATCTACCTCAGAAAAGGCAAGAAAGACACAAGAGTCGCAAGACTAGAAGACTCACCATACCTGCCAGAAGGAGAAGCCGTCTACAGCATTGAGGACCAAGGAATTATCGACGGTTAA
- a CDS encoding PRC-barrel domain-containing protein — protein MPATPRGSEITGKTVVSEEHGKKFGTVNDISFVGDTGELMNLLVTDTTQHLDDEQLQSDKKGRNIIPFSAVRSVGDFVIVSEDDIL, from the coding sequence ATGCCAGCAACACCACGTGGAAGCGAGATCACAGGTAAAACAGTAGTATCCGAAGAACACGGTAAAAAATTCGGGACAGTCAACGACATCTCATTCGTCGGAGACACAGGCGAACTAATGAACCTGCTCGTCACAGATACAACCCAACACCTAGACGACGAACAACTCCAAAGCGACAAAAAAGGCAGAAACATAATCCCATTCTCCGCAGTCAGAAGCGTAGGAGACTTCGTCATCGTCAGCGAAGACGACATTCTATAA
- the thpR gene encoding RNA 2',3'-cyclic phosphodiesterase, giving the protein MRVFTAVNIENEKVLDKLEEMQKELDYGFNKVKPGKMHLTLQFFKNVDRNELEEIKTGLNKIEMEPFKLKIKGVGVFPSKDYVRVVWAGIESEEVFELKNQVSKHSVEEDNDHKFHPHITLSRVKNIARRDKKDFRRKLEKLEDEEIAQTTVKSVKLFKSKHTGKAMVYSVLEEKEL; this is encoded by the coding sequence ATGCGTGTCTTCACCGCAGTCAACATAGAAAACGAAAAAGTACTAGACAAACTGGAGGAGATGCAGAAGGAACTGGACTACGGCTTCAACAAAGTAAAACCAGGGAAAATGCATCTAACTCTCCAATTTTTCAAAAATGTTGATAGGAATGAACTAGAAGAAATAAAGACAGGACTGAACAAAATTGAGATGGAGCCTTTCAAATTGAAGATTAAAGGCGTAGGCGTATTTCCGTCAAAAGACTATGTACGAGTTGTCTGGGCAGGGATTGAGTCTGAAGAAGTATTCGAATTAAAGAACCAGGTTTCAAAACACTCGGTTGAAGAGGACAACGATCACAAGTTCCATCCTCATATCACGTTATCCAGAGTAAAAAACATCGCCAGAAGAGACAAAAAAGATTTCAGAAGAAAACTTGAGAAACTGGAGGACGAGGAGATAGCTCAGACGACCGTCAAATCAGTTAAACTATTCAAAAGCAAACATACCGGAAAAGCCATGGTTTACAGTGTATTGGAGGAGAAGGAGCTGTGA
- a CDS encoding OB-fold nucleic acid binding domain-containing protein, giving the protein MNRERFTYLCLFLSVLGLGILQFSTAHLKPDVTDINSVDSSKVGQIVKVKGNVSGFYSTGSASFFTLTDSTDKIQVTSFNQPEVSSGDTITVLGKAELHQGSLQIVSTEIEQN; this is encoded by the coding sequence GTGAACAGAGAACGTTTTACGTATCTATGTCTTTTTCTATCAGTTCTAGGTCTGGGAATTCTTCAGTTCTCAACCGCTCACCTCAAGCCTGATGTAACTGACATCAACTCTGTTGATAGTTCTAAAGTCGGTCAGATCGTCAAAGTAAAAGGCAATGTCTCAGGTTTTTACTCCACTGGTTCAGCATCTTTCTTCACTCTAACTGACTCCACAGACAAGATCCAGGTCACATCTTTCAACCAACCGGAAGTCAGTTCCGGAGACACCATTACTGTTCTGGGCAAAGCTGAACTCCATCAAGGCAGTTTACAGATTGTTTCGACTGAAATCGAACAGAACTAA